In the Candidatus Electrothrix sp. GW3-4 genome, one interval contains:
- a CDS encoding HigA family addiction module antitoxin, translating to MMGTKKIAPLHPGEVLQEEFLKPLGLSQNKLALALHVPARRINEIVLGRRGVSADTALRLARYFDMSPQFWLGLQMDFELDMAEDASEERIKREIRPMAGSGFRTPAPT from the coding sequence ATGATGGGAACAAAGAAAATAGCACCCCTGCATCCGGGTGAGGTGCTCCAGGAGGAATTCTTGAAACCGCTGGGCCTGAGCCAGAATAAATTGGCCTTGGCACTTCATGTCCCGGCCAGAAGAATTAATGAAATTGTTTTGGGCAGAAGAGGGGTCAGTGCTGATACGGCCCTGCGGCTGGCCAGATACTTTGATATGTCTCCCCAGTTCTGGCTTGGTCTCCAGATGGACTTTGAGCTGGATATGGCCGAAGATGCTTCGGAAGAAAGGATAAAACGGGAAATTCGACCTATGGCAGGTTCTGGATTTCGCACTCCGGCACCGACGTAG
- a CDS encoding type II toxin-antitoxin system Phd/YefM family antitoxin — protein sequence MIRRTTWALQDAKNKFSRVVNEALTHGPQYVKRRGVDTVVVLSVRDYEKLTSQKPSFTDFLLSIPKIDNYTDPFERQHEYPRELDL from the coding sequence ATGATAAGAAGAACAACTTGGGCACTTCAGGATGCCAAAAACAAATTCAGTCGAGTGGTTAATGAAGCACTCACGCACGGGCCGCAATATGTCAAGCGGCGAGGTGTTGATACCGTCGTTGTCCTGTCGGTCCGTGACTATGAGAAATTGACCTCGCAGAAACCATCGTTTACCGACTTTCTGTTGAGCATTCCAAAAATCGACAATTATACCGATCCGTTTGAGAGGCAGCATGAATATCCGAGGGAACTTGATTTATGA
- a CDS encoding type II toxin-antitoxin system RelE/ParE family toxin has protein sequence MIRSFKNSATEKIFKRSHSKKIPNDIQRSAFRKLRMINRSQHINDLRIPPANHLEKLKGERAGQYSIRINDQWRICFTWKNEDAFDVEIVDYHRG, from the coding sequence ATGATTCGATCATTCAAAAACAGCGCAACGGAAAAGATCTTCAAGCGGTCGCATTCTAAAAAGATACCGAATGATATCCAAAGATCCGCCTTCAGAAAACTGCGCATGATAAACAGGTCGCAACATATTAATGACCTGCGCATTCCGCCTGCAAATCATCTCGAAAAACTGAAAGGGGAACGGGCAGGTCAATACTCAATTCGCATCAATGATCAGTGGAGAATCTGCTTCACATGGAAAAACGAAGATGCGTTTGATGTGGAAATTGTAGATTATCACAGGGGGTAA
- a CDS encoding PIN domain-containing protein, whose amino-acid sequence MILTDTGPLIALLDKRDNHHRRCVDTVKTLPAEPMLTTWPCFTEAMHLLGAVGGYRYQAVLWKLVEEMKLELHEPTLSETKTMHKLMKRYQDTPMDLADSSLVALAEYAKIKHIFTIDSDFYIYRLSDGSMLEVIPHQ is encoded by the coding sequence ATGATATTGACCGATACCGGGCCGCTTATTGCGCTGCTTGATAAAAGGGACAATCATCATAGACGTTGTGTTGATACCGTGAAGACCTTGCCTGCTGAACCCATGCTGACAACATGGCCGTGCTTTACCGAGGCCATGCATCTTCTCGGAGCGGTCGGCGGCTATCGTTATCAGGCTGTTCTTTGGAAGTTAGTAGAGGAGATGAAGCTGGAACTTCATGAGCCGACCCTTTCAGAGACCAAGACAATGCATAAGTTGATGAAAAGATATCAGGATACGCCGATGGATCTGGCTGATTCATCCTTGGTCGCCTTGGCAGAATATGCTAAAATAAAACATATTTTTACCATTGATAGTGATTTTTATATCTATCGCCTTTCGGACGGTTCCATGTTGGAGGTCATTCCGCATCAATGA
- a CDS encoding type II toxin-antitoxin system VapC family toxin, protein MNYLLDTCVISELVKPRPNTAVTDWLARTPADRLFLSSLTIGELKRGITRLPESKKKSHLMMWLETLLADYGDRILPVDRAVAEAWGIMQARAEDSGQRMSIIDGYIAATASAYQMTVVTRNEGDFSPSHQAILNPWKML, encoded by the coding sequence ATGAACTATCTGCTGGACACATGCGTGATCTCCGAGCTGGTCAAACCTCGACCAAATACAGCGGTGACTGACTGGCTTGCCCGGACTCCTGCGGACCGCCTGTTCCTGAGTTCCCTCACAATAGGAGAGTTGAAACGAGGTATTACGCGGCTACCTGAGTCAAAAAAGAAAAGCCACCTGATGATGTGGCTTGAGACGCTGCTGGCAGATTACGGTGACCGGATTCTTCCTGTTGATCGTGCTGTGGCTGAAGCATGGGGGATTATGCAAGCGCGGGCGGAGGATTCAGGACAGAGGATGTCGATTATTGACGGGTACATCGCCGCCACGGCATCAGCGTATCAGATGACTGTCGTGACACGAAATGAAGGGGATTTTTCCCCGAGTCATCAGGCAATACTGAATCCTTGGAAAATGCTTTGA
- a CDS encoding type II toxin-antitoxin system VapC family toxin, with product MIAVLDASAAVEVVLQRPMAGQLSRYLSEADWVVAPTLFVSEVTNVFWKYQRLTDLSLQDCERGLEQAIALPDDFIDEHDFFREAFKLSCTLVGHSVYDIMYLIAARRNNAVLLTLDKKLIRTAKECTIEVAEL from the coding sequence ATGATCGCTGTCCTTGATGCAAGTGCGGCAGTGGAAGTTGTTCTGCAACGCCCTATGGCAGGGCAGTTGAGTAGGTATCTGAGTGAGGCGGACTGGGTGGTCGCGCCGACTCTGTTTGTTTCGGAAGTCACGAATGTTTTTTGGAAATATCAGCGGTTGACAGACCTTTCTTTGCAGGACTGTGAGCGAGGCCTTGAACAAGCTATTGCTCTTCCTGATGATTTTATTGATGAACATGACTTTTTTCGAGAGGCTTTCAAGCTGTCATGTACCTTGGTGGGTCACAGTGTGTATGACATTATGTACTTAATCGCAGCTCGAAGAAATAATGCTGTTCTTTTGACCTTGGATAAAAAATTGATCAGGACTGCCAAGGAATGCACCATTGAGGTAGCTGAATTGTAG